A region of Channa argus isolate prfri chromosome 8, Channa argus male v1.0, whole genome shotgun sequence DNA encodes the following proteins:
- the si:ch211-212d10.1 gene encoding LOW QUALITY PROTEIN: uncharacterized protein si:ch211-212d10.1 (The sequence of the model RefSeq protein was modified relative to this genomic sequence to represent the inferred CDS: inserted 2 bases in 1 codon; deleted 1 base in 1 codon) — protein sequence MQITQSLPFLHITRKYLKNETVNDLCHCSSVAQVGCDLTMSAHCKLVTLMLALALGGQVHTGKIIGGHEVVPHSRPYMVLLERHMEDKKTKYCGGFLLNEDFVMTAAHCQAKFFTVLLGVHNISDKNTMQRISVEQAFPHKKYNPTDFKNDIMLLKLSSKAKINKYVAPISLAGQLGSLPKSCIVTGWGKYSNTKDYMSYVLLEVNVTLTANNMCAKDNFYCSEGETGPSEGDSGGPLVCEDGRAFGVVSSTFTPHPGGPIIKRYAKIPEINTLSNHHNICIKQFNVTFEKMHMAKNDNRYFQGYFCYHRDKCDSKPHILRMQSTQSLPCLCNTRKYLKTEIVSDXCHCSSVAQLDCDLTMSAHCKLVTLMLAVALHGQVHTLKIIGGHEAVPNSRPYMVLLKLHVENNKIGHCGGFLLNEDFVMTAAHCQAKSYEVLLGVHNVHKKSETQTLYVKHVFPHQDYNANGYKNDIMLLKLSSKAKFNKNVSSIALAEGDSSLPRSCIVSGWGKNKKNIDSMSICLMEVNVTLIDEKQCKKENSYCSKGEIGPAEGDSGGPLVCEGGNAYGVVSSSTKGEDGRTEMISYTKIANYRKWIDSTMEIGGKKPWLV from the exons ATGCAAATTACGCAATCACTTCCCTTTTTGCATATTACAAGGAAGTATTTAAAGAATGAAACTGTCAATGATTTGTGCCACTGCTCTTCAGTAGCTCAGGTGGGTTGTGATCTCACCATGTCTGCCCACTGTAAACTGGTAACACTTATGCTTGCTCTAGCTCTTGGTGGTCAAG TTCATACAGGGAAAATCATTGGAGGCCATGAGGTTGTGCCACATAGCAGGCCATACATGGTGCTTTTGGAGAGGCACATGGAggataagaaaacaaaatactgtggAGGCTTCCTTCTGAATGAGGACTTTGTGATGACTGCAGCCCACTGCCAGGCAAA gtTCTTCACTGTCTTACTAGGAGTTCATAACATCTCTGACAAAAATACAATGCAGCGTATATCTGTGGAACAAGCATTTCCACATAAAAAGTACAATCCAACTGATTTCAAAAATGATATAATGCTTCTCAAG TTAAGCTCTAAggcaaaaatcaataaatatgtgGCACCCATCAGTCTGGCAGGCCAACTTGGCTCTTTACCCAAATCATGTATAGTGACTGGCTGGGGAAAATATTCAAATACCAAAGATTACATGTCATATGTGCTCTTGGAAGTCAATGTCACCCTCACTGCCAATAACATGTGTGCTAAGGACAACTTTTACTGCTCTGAGGGAGAAACTGGACCGTCTGAG GGAGACTCTGGTGGTCCCTTGGTTTGTGAAGATGGAAGAGCTTTTGGGGTGGTGTCCTCCACCTTCACACCACACCCAGGAGGCCCAATAATAAAGCGGTATGCTAAGATACCTGAG ATAAACACTTTATCAAATCACCATAACATATGCATAAAACAATT CAATGTGACCTTTGAGAAAATGCACATGGCTAAAAATGACAATAGGTATTTTCAGGGTTATTTTTGCTACCACAGAG ATAAATGTGATTCAAAGCCACACATTTTGCGTATGCAATCTACACAATCACTTCCTTGTCTCTGTAACACAAGGAAGTATTTAAAGACTGAAATTGTCAGTGA GTGCCACTGCTCTTCAGTAGCTCAGCTGGACTGTGATCTCACCATGTCTGCCCACTGTAAACTAGTAACACTGATGCTTGCGGTGGCGCTTCATGGCCAAG TTCATACATTGAAAATCATTGGAGGCCACGAGGCTGTGCCAAACAGCAGGCCATACATGGTGCTTCTGAAGCTACACGTGGAGAATAACAAAATAGGACACTGCGGAGGCTTCCTTCTAAATGAGGACTTTGTGATGACTGCAGCCCACTGCCAAGCTAA GTCTTATGAGGTTTTATTAGGAGTTCACAATGTTCACAAAAAATCAGAAACACAAACCTTGtatgtgaaacatgtttttccacATCAAGACTACAATGCAAATGGTTACAAAAATGATATAATGCTTCTCAAG TTGAGCTCCAAGgcaaaattcaacaaaaacGTGAGCTCCATTGCTCTGGCCGAAGGCGATTCCTCTCTACCAAGATCTTGCATAGTTTCTGgttggggaaaaaacaaaaaaaatatagattCTATGTCTATCTGTCTCATGGAAGTCAATGTAACACTCATtgatgagaagcagtgtaaaaaggAGAACTCGTACTGCTCTAAGGGAGAGATTGGACCAGCTGAG GGAGATTCCGGTGGTCCACTGGTCTGTGAAGGTGGAAATGCATACGGGGTGGTGTCCTCTTCAACTAAAGGAGAAGACGGTCGCACAGAAATGATTTCTTATACTAAGATAGCCAACTATAGAAAATGGATCGATTCAACCATGGAGATAGGGGGGAAAAAGCCATGGTTGGTATAA